Proteins encoded in a region of the Polyodon spathula isolate WHYD16114869_AA chromosome 9, ASM1765450v1, whole genome shotgun sequence genome:
- the LOC121321232 gene encoding olfactory receptor 51E1-like — translation MGEMTILTVMSYDRYVAIYLPLKYNTVMTCTKLYKLLLAAWIYPVVMVSFALIFSVSVPLCGNQINKLYCYNWDVMKLSCVDTTVNNIYGFLVYASFIPLFSFIVYSYIKILIVCHKSAKEHNRKALQTCLPHLISLISFYATVLSETIQSRLNPKNVSNIVRTITSLELLIVPPLLNPIIYCLILPEIRKRVVKTFRGKQIGPKITIPNATRH, via the coding sequence atGGGTGAAATGACAATTCTAACAGTTATGTCCTATGACAGGTATGTAGCAATATACTtgccattaaaatacaacactgtcatgacatgtacaaaactgtacaaattaTTACTTGCTGCCTGGATCTATCCTGTTGTTATGGTGTCTTTTGCACTCATCTTTTCAGTGTCAGTTCCTTTGTGTGGAAACcagattaataaattgtattgttaCAACTGGGATGTTATGAAGCTATCTTGTGTAGACACGACTGTTAACAATATTTATGGATTTTTGGTATATGCTTCATTTATTCCactcttttcttttattgtatactCTTACATTAAAATACTTATAGTATGCCATAAAAGCGCCAAAGAACACAACAGGAAAGCTTTGCAAACCTGTCttccacatttaatttcattaatcagCTTTTATGCTACTGTGTTATCAGAAACGATTCAAAGCCGATTAAACCCTAAGAATGTGTCAAACATTGTACGCACAATCACATCACTGGAACTTCTAATTGTCCCTCCTCTTTTGAATCCCATTATTTATTGCCTGATTCTGCCTGAGATCCGTAAAAGAGTTGTTAAAACATTTAGAGGAAAACAAATTGGTCCAAAAATAACAATTCCAAATGCAACCAGGCACTAG
- the LOC121321233 gene encoding olfactory receptor 52E4-like, with protein MRSTCIQSTTDTDKLMFDSPALVELRLSPEQRRALARITWVSKFASKTDQLHSNNRSLGLGTGNAMDNSSFDTTFIFTAYGKLDSFRPLYFVVILLVYLITIFVNVFLMIVIYKETSLHKPMYIFVLHLALNGVYGSSAFYPKVMANLLSDVQESSHFGCLVQAFCISSYAACAYAVLAVMAYDRYISICNPLRYYSILTPSKVNTLLSVAYLLPILLLSIHILLIARLPLCGFSIHKLLCDNWTVARLSCVDTKVINIFGLFLTTALVIFPFLLVVYSYIRILSVSLNASKEAQGKALSTCTPHLITFINFSIASLFSIMYNRFGNSLPISLHIMMLILFVVIPPLLNPIIYGIRTREIRQCIIKILRQRQSNVKTGVLTAADTQVATVVVPRI; from the exons ATGCGTTCCACTTGCATCCAAAGCACGACAGACACCGACAAGCTCATGTTCGacagccctgcgctggtggagctGCGCCTCTCACCTGAGCAAAGGCGTGCG CTTGCACGAATCACATGGGTTAGTAAATTTGCTTCAAAAACTGACCAGCTGCATTCAAACAATCG aagCCTTGGTCTGGGTACAGGAAATGCAATGGACAACTCCTCGTTTGATACAACTTTTATATTTACTGCATATGGTAAACTGGACAGCTTCAGGCCCTTGTAttttgttgtcattctcttgGTATACCTTATTACAATTTTTGTTAACGTTTTTCTTATGATAGTAATATATAAGGAAACAAGTCTCCACAAAcctatgtatatatttgtattgcatttagctCTAAATGGAGTTTATGGGAGCTCAGCTTTCTATCCTAAGGTAATGGCTAATCTTCTATCAGATGTTCAAGAGAGTTCCCATTTTGGTTGTTTAGTGCAAGCCTTTTGTATAAGCTCCTATGCAGCTTGTGCATATGCAGTCCTTGCTGTAATGGCTTATGATAGGTATATATCAATTTGCAACCCATTGCGGTACTACAGTATCCTAACTCCTTCTAAAGTAAACACACTCTTGAGCGTTGCATACCTCCTTCCTATTTTGCTTCTGTCTATACATATTTTGTTAATAGCAAGACTGCCGTTGTGTGGATTCTCAATACATAAACTACTTTGTGACAACTGGACTGTAGCCAGACTCTCTTGTGTAGATACTAAAGTTATTAATATTTTTGGTCTGTTTCTCACTACAGCTTTAGTTATTTTCCCATTCCTTCTCGTTGTATACTCATACATCAGAATACTATCTGTGAGCCTGAATGCTTCAAAGGAAGCACAAGGTAAGGCTCTGAGCACATGCACTCCTCATTTAATCACATTTATCAATTTTTCTATTGCTTCTCTATTCTCAATAATGTACAATCGCTTTGGCAATAGCCTTCCAATAAGTCTGCATATAATGATGTTAATTCTTTTTGTTGTAATCCCTCCTCTTCTAAACCCAATCATTTATGGAATTAGAACGAGAGAAATCAGgcaatgtataataaaaatactCAGACAAAGGCAAAGCAATGTTAAAACAGGGGTCTTAACTGCTGCTGATACACAGGTGGCCACAGTGGTTGTACCAAGGATTTAA